Proteins from a genomic interval of Rhodococcus rhodochrous:
- a CDS encoding TetR family transcriptional regulator, translated as MGVIAIPNGPDEARSRLLETVIELLEEGGYDAVQLREVARRTRMSLSTVYKRFATREELILAAIEHWMKENHAGLVEQPRAPGERLHPAMMRVIRAIFEPWEKNPAMLLAYFRVRTAPGWEGLHMRGFDEVIPVGMAVLEDVDPVFVEESMSILSSVVFGLVGRCLEGQIELAEIMPTIDRAVYWLTTGYEATQRQGA; from the coding sequence ATGGGTGTTATCGCTATCCCGAATGGGCCGGACGAGGCGCGATCACGCCTGCTCGAGACCGTGATCGAACTCCTGGAGGAAGGTGGCTACGACGCCGTCCAGCTGCGCGAGGTCGCGCGCCGGACGCGCATGTCGCTGTCCACCGTCTACAAACGGTTCGCGACACGCGAGGAACTGATCCTCGCCGCCATCGAGCACTGGATGAAGGAGAACCACGCCGGTCTCGTCGAGCAGCCGCGCGCGCCGGGTGAGCGCTTGCATCCGGCGATGATGCGCGTCATCCGAGCCATCTTCGAACCGTGGGAGAAGAACCCCGCGATGCTCCTCGCCTACTTCAGGGTGAGAACGGCACCCGGTTGGGAAGGTCTGCACATGCGAGGCTTCGACGAAGTGATTCCCGTCGGAATGGCCGTTCTGGAGGATGTCGACCCGGTCTTCGTCGAGGAGTCGATGTCGATCCTGTCGAGCGTCGTTTTCGGACTCGTCGGCCGCTGCCTCGAAGGGCAGATCGAACTCGCCGAGATCATGCCGACGATCGATCGCGCGGTGTACTGGCTGACCACGGGGTACGAGGCCACGCAACGCCAGGGCGCCTGA
- a CDS encoding ferredoxin: MTGSPKRLHIDRDLCEAHALCIEIAPEIFDLPDDDIATCDENPPESLWPKAHSAASACPRQAIGIVENLPSSPKGQ, encoded by the coding sequence ATGACGGGATCACCGAAGCGTCTGCACATCGATCGAGACCTGTGCGAAGCACACGCGTTGTGCATCGAGATCGCACCCGAGATCTTCGATCTCCCCGACGACGACATCGCGACCTGCGACGAGAACCCTCCGGAAAGCCTCTGGCCCAAGGCCCATTCCGCCGCCAGCGCCTGCCCTCGGCAGGCCATCGGCATCGTCGAGAACCTCCCCTCCTCCCCGAAAGGTCAGTGA
- a CDS encoding cytochrome P450, producing MTDLASSDYFTDGEIAQSPFEYFDHVRSHNPVYREPHHGVVVVTGYQEVVEGFKNSEALSAVNSIGGPFPPLPFEPEGDDITEQIEAHRHQFPIFEHMVTMDPPDHTRARSLLGRLLTPKRLKENEEYLWGLADDVIDEFIGEGRCEFLGDYAKPFATMAITDLLGVPEEDREEFRWVLGAGERPGTRVGALDHEPVGINPLEFLDGRFEKYLADRRREPRNDILSGLAAATYPDGSIPELLEVVRPATFLFAAGQETVTKLLSSSLRVLCERPEYQKILREDRSLIKPFMEESLRFDSPTKVDFRLARKTTTIGDVEVPAGSVVMLSLAAANRDPRKFEEPNEFRLDRKNSHDHIAFGRGLHTCAGAPLARIEGHVTLNRLLDRMEDIRLSEQAHGPAGDHSFAYEPTFLLRGLVELHIEFTRSTQ from the coding sequence ATGACCGACCTTGCATCCTCCGACTACTTCACCGACGGAGAGATCGCCCAGAGTCCGTTCGAGTACTTCGACCACGTGCGCAGTCACAATCCGGTGTATCGGGAACCTCACCACGGAGTCGTGGTGGTCACCGGCTATCAGGAGGTGGTCGAGGGGTTCAAGAACAGCGAGGCACTGTCGGCGGTCAACTCGATCGGAGGTCCGTTCCCGCCGTTGCCCTTCGAACCCGAAGGCGACGACATCACCGAACAGATCGAAGCCCACCGTCACCAGTTCCCGATCTTCGAGCACATGGTGACGATGGACCCACCCGACCACACGCGCGCCCGGTCACTGCTCGGACGACTCCTCACCCCGAAACGACTGAAGGAGAACGAGGAGTACCTCTGGGGACTGGCCGACGACGTCATCGACGAATTCATCGGCGAGGGCCGATGCGAGTTCCTCGGCGACTATGCAAAGCCCTTCGCCACCATGGCGATCACCGACCTGCTCGGCGTTCCGGAGGAGGACCGCGAGGAGTTCCGGTGGGTACTCGGCGCCGGTGAACGGCCCGGCACGCGGGTCGGCGCGCTCGACCACGAGCCCGTCGGGATCAACCCCCTCGAATTCCTCGACGGACGCTTCGAGAAGTATCTCGCCGACCGTCGTCGCGAACCCCGCAACGACATCCTCAGCGGTCTGGCTGCCGCGACCTATCCGGACGGTTCGATACCCGAACTCCTCGAGGTCGTCCGACCTGCGACATTCCTCTTCGCCGCCGGCCAGGAAACGGTGACGAAACTCCTCAGTTCGTCGCTGCGGGTGCTCTGCGAACGCCCCGAGTACCAGAAGATCCTGCGCGAGGACCGCAGTCTCATCAAACCGTTCATGGAGGAATCGCTACGCTTCGACAGTCCCACGAAGGTGGACTTCCGACTCGCCCGCAAGACCACGACCATCGGCGACGTCGAGGTACCGGCCGGGTCGGTCGTGATGCTGAGTCTCGCCGCCGCGAACCGTGATCCGCGTAAGTTCGAGGAGCCGAACGAGTTCCGGCTCGATCGGAAGAACTCGCACGATCACATCGCATTCGGCCGCGGCCTGCACACCTGTGCCGGCGCCCCGCTCGCGCGCATCGAAGGGCACGTCACCCTCAACCGTCTGCTCGATCGGATGGAAGACATCCGCCTCAGCGAGCAGGCACACGGACCGGCCGGCGACCACTCGTTCGCCTACGAACCCACGTTCCTGTTGCGCGGACTCGTCGAGCTGCACATCGAGTTCACCCGCAGCACGCAGTAA
- a CDS encoding mycofactocin-coupled SDR family oxidoreductase, translating into MAGRVEGKVAFITGAARGQGRSHAIRLAQEGADIIALDICGPIRENAQIEPSTPEDMAETVEAVKSLNRRIVTAEADVRDFDAVKAAVDNGVEQLGRLDIIVANAGIGTGGAMLHETDEFDWQEMLDINLSGVWKSIKAGVPHMIAGGNGGSIVLTSSVGGLKAYPTMGPYISAKHGVVGMMRTFAVELGQHSIRVNTVHPTNVNTPMFMNEGAMKMFRPDLENPGPEDMKAATQFMHVLPVGWVEPEDISNAVLFLASDESRYVTGLTLTVDAGSTLK; encoded by the coding sequence ATGGCAGGAAGAGTCGAAGGCAAGGTCGCGTTCATCACCGGAGCCGCACGCGGACAGGGACGCAGTCACGCCATCCGGCTGGCGCAGGAGGGTGCCGACATCATCGCACTCGACATCTGCGGCCCGATCCGGGAGAACGCGCAGATCGAACCGTCCACCCCGGAGGACATGGCCGAAACGGTCGAAGCCGTCAAGAGTCTCAACCGACGGATCGTCACGGCCGAGGCCGACGTCCGCGACTTCGACGCGGTGAAGGCCGCCGTCGACAACGGCGTCGAACAACTGGGCCGTCTCGACATCATCGTCGCCAACGCCGGAATCGGCACCGGTGGAGCGATGCTGCACGAGACCGACGAGTTCGATTGGCAGGAGATGCTCGACATCAACCTGTCGGGTGTGTGGAAGTCGATCAAAGCCGGAGTGCCGCACATGATTGCGGGCGGAAACGGTGGATCGATCGTCCTCACGAGTTCGGTCGGGGGACTGAAGGCCTACCCCACCATGGGTCCGTACATCTCCGCGAAGCACGGTGTGGTCGGCATGATGCGTACCTTCGCCGTCGAACTGGGGCAGCACTCCATCCGGGTCAACACCGTGCACCCCACCAACGTGAACACACCGATGTTCATGAACGAGGGTGCCATGAAGATGTTCCGTCCCGACCTCGAGAACCCGGGTCCGGAGGACATGAAGGCGGCCACGCAATTCATGCACGTCCTGCCCGTGGGGTGGGTGGAGCCGGAAGACATCAGTAATGCCGTTCTGTTCCTGGCGTCCGACGAGTCCCGTTACGTCACCGGACTCACGCTCACGGTTGACGCCGGTAGTACGCTCAAGTGA
- a CDS encoding helix-turn-helix transcriptional regulator, which yields MRNSLAALRAENGWSQQRLADELGVSRQTIISIEKGRFDPSLPLAFRIARLFGRRIEDIFVPDEE from the coding sequence GTGCGCAACTCGCTCGCGGCCCTGCGCGCGGAGAACGGATGGTCGCAGCAGCGGCTCGCCGACGAACTCGGGGTCTCGCGCCAGACGATCATCTCGATCGAGAAGGGACGATTCGACCCGTCGCTTCCACTGGCGTTCCGCATCGCGCGTCTGTTCGGGCGTCGCATCGAGGACATCTTCGTACCCGACGAGGAATAA
- a CDS encoding class I SAM-dependent methyltransferase: protein MGLYNDHVVPRLVNIACAPSFTEANRKRVCAGLSGRVVEIGFGSGLNVPYYPTTVESVSAVEPADLGWKLARPRIDGSPVHIERSGLDGQSLPFEDNTFDSALSTWTLCTIPDADAALREVRRVLAPGGTLHFVEHGLAPDENVRRWQHRLEPIQKRVAGGCHLTRRIADLIRGAGFEIRELDTFYEEKTPKFFGALSLGVATPAA from the coding sequence ATGGGCCTCTACAACGATCACGTCGTACCGCGACTGGTGAACATCGCCTGTGCACCGTCGTTCACCGAAGCGAACCGCAAACGAGTGTGCGCCGGCCTCAGCGGCCGCGTCGTCGAGATCGGATTCGGATCCGGTCTCAACGTTCCCTACTACCCCACCACCGTCGAGTCGGTCAGCGCCGTCGAACCCGCGGACCTCGGATGGAAGCTCGCACGTCCGCGCATCGACGGTTCCCCCGTGCACATCGAACGATCCGGCCTGGACGGTCAGTCACTCCCGTTCGAGGACAACACCTTCGACAGCGCACTGTCGACGTGGACGCTGTGCACCATCCCCGATGCCGACGCGGCTCTGCGCGAGGTACGGCGCGTCCTTGCACCGGGCGGCACCCTGCACTTCGTCGAACACGGACTCGCCCCGGACGAGAACGTCCGGCGGTGGCAGCACCGGCTCGAACCGATCCAGAAGCGCGTCGCGGGTGGCTGCCATCTGACACGACGGATCGCCGACCTCATCCGCGGGGCGGGGTTCGAGATCCGCGAACTCGACACCTTCTACGAGGAGAAGACACCGAAGTTCTTCGGCGCGCTGTCGCTGGGAGTGGCGACACCGGCCGCGTAA
- a CDS encoding DinB family protein — translation MPSDTLPLATRTLLKQLDLVWLFTEQHVLPRIDEAAVHWEPSSNCVGVRWVDGRLVADWPDETAEALPEPTIAWLLWHIEWWWTNTVEVCSGGIAVGPDAYEWSGSTDRIQALRTEWAALLETADIETTIVGLMPEPSPLWEVAGWVNFELAKNASEISQVLTRKANALN, via the coding sequence ATGCCCTCGGACACCCTGCCACTCGCCACGCGCACGCTGTTGAAGCAACTCGACCTGGTTTGGCTCTTCACGGAACAACACGTCCTGCCGCGGATCGACGAGGCTGCCGTGCACTGGGAACCGTCGTCGAACTGCGTGGGCGTTCGATGGGTCGACGGTCGTCTCGTCGCCGACTGGCCGGACGAGACGGCCGAGGCTCTCCCCGAGCCCACGATCGCGTGGCTCCTCTGGCACATCGAGTGGTGGTGGACGAACACAGTGGAGGTCTGCAGTGGGGGAATTGCGGTCGGGCCGGACGCCTACGAGTGGTCCGGCTCGACCGACCGCATCCAGGCTCTTCGCACCGAATGGGCCGCACTTCTCGAAACTGCCGACATCGAGACGACGATCGTCGGACTCATGCCCGAACCTTCACCCCTGTGGGAAGTGGCCGGGTGGGTCAACTTCGAACTGGCGAAGAATGCTTCGGAGATCAGTCAGGTACTGACGCGGAAGGCGAACGCTCTGAACTGA